Proteins from a single region of Chitinibacter bivalviorum:
- a CDS encoding alkyl/aryl-sulfatase, which produces MRIKPLTVGISLALLGSISCTPTFAAGGGGSAVTDPAAMAGKHFDPKGKQPSQYTVEMQNAQRKSLPFEDQRDFEESKKGFIAAPSYRLIRNDQGDIVWNIGSYDYLSQGKDYNSIHPSLQRQAQLNMAYGLYEVVPGKIYQIRGFDLANMTLIKGDTGWILFDVLTAKETARAALDFANEQLGKRPVVAVVLSHSHADHFGGIRGVVDEADVKSGKVQVLAPEGFMEHAVSENMYAGNAMTRRMQLTYGTLLPRNPFGHVDQAIGKNVASGEVGLLEPTRTISKDIEEITIDGVQMVFQNTPGTEAPAEMNTYFPQFRAFWAAENVTGTVHNIYTLRGALVRDALLWSKNINNALYMFGDKTDVMFASHNWPRWGNERVKEVLQTQRDIYANLNNDVLHHANNGVTINEIHNVYKPPQSLQSNWAAHSYHGSEEHNSRAVLNRYLGYWDANPATLTPLSPRDSAPLYVEMMGGSKKIIAKGRELHKQGKYLEAVEILNKLTLAEPTNTAAKDLLADVYEQLGYQKESVALRNSFLASAYELRHGIPEGASPKTGSPDMVRAISTELMLDYLGVAMNSQKAAGMKFKINLLTPDNGEKYVLEMSNSTLTNIKGFTAPDADLTVTANRADLEMIMTGQATFESLAKAGKVKLSGNQAVLAQLMSTQEKFDPRFEILPGTKKR; this is translated from the coding sequence GCGCAAAAGTTTACCCTTTGAAGATCAGCGCGACTTCGAAGAGTCTAAAAAAGGCTTCATCGCAGCACCTTCCTATCGCCTGATTCGGAATGATCAGGGTGATATCGTTTGGAATATCGGTAGCTACGATTATTTATCTCAAGGTAAAGACTACAACAGCATTCATCCTTCACTTCAACGCCAAGCTCAATTGAATATGGCTTACGGCTTATACGAAGTTGTACCGGGCAAAATCTATCAGATTCGCGGTTTTGACTTGGCCAATATGACCCTGATTAAAGGAGATACGGGCTGGATCTTGTTTGATGTACTGACCGCAAAAGAAACCGCACGGGCCGCGCTTGATTTTGCCAATGAACAGCTTGGGAAACGCCCCGTGGTTGCTGTGGTACTGTCGCATTCACACGCCGACCATTTTGGCGGGATTCGCGGTGTAGTAGATGAAGCCGATGTGAAAAGCGGCAAGGTACAGGTACTTGCGCCAGAAGGCTTTATGGAGCATGCGGTTTCAGAAAATATGTATGCGGGTAATGCCATGACGCGTCGGATGCAACTTACTTATGGCACTTTGTTGCCTCGCAATCCCTTTGGACATGTCGATCAGGCCATCGGTAAAAACGTCGCTTCCGGTGAAGTGGGACTACTTGAGCCGACACGCACAATTAGCAAAGACATCGAAGAAATAACAATCGATGGCGTGCAGATGGTGTTCCAAAACACCCCCGGCACCGAGGCTCCGGCGGAAATGAATACCTATTTCCCGCAGTTTAGAGCTTTTTGGGCGGCGGAAAATGTAACTGGTACGGTCCACAATATTTATACCTTGCGCGGTGCGTTGGTGCGCGACGCATTGCTCTGGTCGAAAAACATCAACAATGCGCTATATATGTTTGGTGACAAAACAGATGTAATGTTTGCGTCACACAACTGGCCACGTTGGGGCAATGAGCGCGTGAAAGAAGTCTTGCAAACACAGCGCGACATATACGCCAATCTGAATAACGACGTGCTGCATCACGCGAACAACGGCGTGACGATTAATGAAATTCACAATGTCTACAAACCACCTCAGTCATTGCAAAGCAACTGGGCTGCACATTCCTACCATGGCTCGGAAGAACACAATAGTCGTGCAGTGCTCAATCGCTATCTCGGTTACTGGGATGCAAATCCAGCCACGTTAACTCCCTTGTCGCCGCGGGATTCAGCGCCTTTGTATGTTGAAATGATGGGCGGCAGCAAGAAAATCATCGCCAAAGGTCGTGAGTTGCACAAGCAAGGCAAATATCTGGAAGCAGTTGAAATTCTGAACAAACTCACATTGGCTGAACCGACAAACACTGCGGCCAAAGACTTGCTCGCCGATGTTTACGAGCAACTGGGTTATCAGAAAGAAAGCGTGGCATTGCGCAATAGTTTCTTGGCCAGTGCCTACGAGCTACGTCATGGCATACCTGAAGGCGCATCACCCAAAACAGGCAGCCCAGATATGGTACGGGCAATCTCGACTGAGTTGATGCTCGATTACTTGGGCGTGGCGATGAACAGCCAGAAAGCAGCGGGGATGAAATTCAAGATCAATCTGCTTACCCCTGATAATGGCGAGAAATACGTCTTGGAAATGAGCAATTCAACGCTCACCAACATCAAAGGCTTTACTGCCCCCGATGCCGATCTGACAGTGACGGCCAATCGCGCTGATCTGGAAATGATCATGACTGGGCAAGCTACATTTGAGAGCTTAGCCAAAGCGGGCAAAGTGAAATTAAGCGGCAATCAGGCTGTACTGGCTCAATTGATGAGTACGCAGGAAAAGTTTGATCCTCGTTTTGAAATCTTGCCAGGCACCAAAAAACGGTAA
- a CDS encoding glycosyl hydrolase family 18 protein, whose product MTTTPKPDTTPSPNTDQVFFSPYKDILLGMNWNTNVIGTAVNGSQQTLLSALPSKAEVVTWAFATGTCGSENWGGLDGAAVAAANVGAWVAANKKYIISTGGAAGAFNCTSDANFVKFINRYNSPNLVGIDFDIEAGQTQADIDSLVLRVKNAQSQFPHLRFSFTLATLGGNVQQSLGAQGQLVMESIKRNGLSNYFINLMTMDYGSTTPSNCVVSGGQCDMGQSAVQAAINLHKQYQLPYSQIEITPMIGGNDTIDETFTLADVQTVTDFAIQNNLGGVHFWSFDRDKDCAPGYASATCNTYGVAGTLGFLNRFLNALAY is encoded by the coding sequence ATGACGACAACTCCCAAGCCTGACACGACGCCGAGCCCCAATACCGATCAAGTATTTTTTAGTCCTTATAAAGACATATTGTTGGGCATGAACTGGAACACCAATGTGATCGGTACGGCGGTCAATGGTAGCCAACAAACCTTGCTGTCGGCGCTGCCGAGCAAGGCCGAAGTAGTGACGTGGGCATTTGCGACGGGGACGTGTGGCTCGGAAAACTGGGGCGGGCTAGATGGCGCAGCGGTGGCGGCAGCAAATGTGGGGGCGTGGGTGGCGGCCAACAAGAAATACATCATTTCCACCGGCGGCGCGGCGGGCGCATTTAATTGCACGTCGGATGCCAATTTTGTGAAATTCATTAATCGCTACAATTCGCCCAATCTGGTCGGTATCGATTTCGATATCGAGGCGGGTCAGACGCAGGCCGATATTGATAGCTTGGTACTGCGAGTGAAAAACGCGCAAAGCCAGTTCCCGCATTTGCGCTTTAGTTTCACGTTGGCCACGCTGGGCGGGAATGTGCAGCAAAGTCTGGGCGCACAGGGGCAACTGGTAATGGAGTCGATCAAGCGCAATGGCCTGAGCAATTATTTTATCAATCTGATGACGATGGATTACGGCAGCACCACGCCGAGCAATTGCGTAGTAAGCGGTGGGCAGTGCGATATGGGCCAGTCAGCGGTGCAGGCGGCGATCAATCTGCATAAGCAGTACCAGCTGCCTTATAGCCAGATTGAAATCACCCCGATGATTGGCGGCAACGACACCATCGATGAAACCTTTACACTGGCAGATGTCCAGACGGTGACGGATTTTGCGATCCAGAATAATCTGGGCGGCGTTCATTTCTGGTCGTTTGATCGCGATAAGGATTGCGCGCCGGGCTATGCCTCAGCGACGTGCAATACCTACGGTGTCGCTGGGACACTGGGCTTTTTGAATCGATTCCTGAACGCGCTGGCTTACTAA
- a CDS encoding OmpP1/FadL family transporter, which produces MKFQSSILLLALCTGTTWAGGIYLYEVGTEDVGLAGAGMAARAQDPSVMMTNPAGLSMLKGDQITIGAQALYGDVQYRPQIGADADNVIGWFPGMSAFYSHSINDQLTVGLGLYGNYGLAMDFGHWGLSGPQGNDLGSSLIKNGATMALTFQPSVAYRINDQWSIGASLGINYGYAALTRDTLLGAEEKTSNEDWALNAKLGVLYQYNESTRFGLAYTSATQYNFDLNPSILGQQTLVTQELNAPQQIMFSAFHQLSPRWAVMGNVGWQDWSAYNQNKINGAQVSQQFQDTWHSALGVQYQWNEKLRLNTGVAYDSSFYQDQHNASLALPSGAAWRFGAGAVYQLDKKSSVGLALEYMHVDDATVQNIGPLNGQYDSPQMFFISANYQTQF; this is translated from the coding sequence ATGAAATTTCAATCCAGCATTCTATTGCTCGCTCTGTGCACTGGCACCACGTGGGCGGGAGGGATTTATCTTTATGAAGTTGGCACCGAAGATGTGGGCTTAGCGGGTGCGGGTATGGCCGCCAGAGCCCAAGATCCATCGGTTATGATGACCAATCCGGCTGGCTTAAGCATGCTAAAGGGTGATCAAATCACCATCGGTGCTCAAGCACTGTATGGCGATGTGCAGTATCGCCCCCAGATAGGCGCTGATGCAGACAATGTGATCGGCTGGTTTCCAGGCATGAGCGCATTTTATAGCCACAGCATCAATGATCAGCTCACGGTTGGTCTTGGCCTGTATGGAAATTATGGACTTGCCATGGACTTTGGTCACTGGGGGCTTTCCGGTCCACAGGGCAACGATTTGGGAAGTTCACTCATTAAAAATGGCGCCACCATGGCGCTCACTTTCCAACCCAGTGTGGCTTATCGGATTAATGATCAATGGTCTATCGGGGCTAGCCTCGGGATCAATTACGGTTATGCCGCTTTAACACGGGATACCTTGCTCGGTGCGGAAGAAAAAACCTCAAATGAAGATTGGGCTTTGAATGCCAAATTGGGTGTACTGTATCAGTACAATGAATCAACCCGTTTTGGTTTAGCCTACACCAGTGCGACCCAATACAATTTTGATCTCAACCCCAGCATCCTTGGACAGCAAACCTTAGTTACCCAAGAGCTCAATGCGCCACAACAAATCATGTTCAGTGCATTTCATCAGCTCAGCCCGCGTTGGGCAGTGATGGGCAATGTCGGTTGGCAAGATTGGAGTGCCTACAATCAAAATAAAATCAATGGCGCCCAAGTATCACAACAATTCCAAGACACATGGCATTCAGCGCTTGGTGTGCAATATCAGTGGAATGAAAAACTCAGACTCAATACGGGCGTAGCTTATGACTCAAGCTTTTATCAAGATCAGCACAATGCGTCGCTCGCCCTACCCTCTGGCGCTGCATGGCGATTTGGAGCGGGTGCCGTTTACCAATTAGACAAGAAAAGTAGTGTCGGACTGGCGCTGGAATACATGCATGTCGATGATGCAACCGTGCAAAATATTGGCCCACTCAATGGGCAATATGATTCACCTCAAATGTTTTTCATTAGTGCCAATTACCAAACTCAATTTTAG